In the genome of Candidatus Thermokryptus mobilis, the window TATAATACACTTGCTCAAGTTTTTCTCACTTTTGTTTCAATCGCTTTTATTCCAATTTTAATCCATAAAGTTGGTGACGAGGGATTCGGCATTATATTGCTTTCTTGGACAATTATCGGATACTTCAATTCATTAGATCTTGGTATAGGTAGAGCTGTTTCATACTATGTATCTAAATTTAAGGTGTTGAATAGAGAGATTGAGATATATGGTTTAGTGTGGAGTGCTTTATTAATTAGCTTAATTTGGGGTTTGTTTATCATAATTGGCGTTTTTACCTTTTCTAAAGATATAGTAAACCTACTTTTTAAACTTTCAGTATCCGGTTACAGTGAGGTTGAAAATGTTTTAAAACTTATTGCTTTTAGTTCTATATTTATACTTGTTCAGAGTGTTTTAAGATCTAATTTAATGTCTTTTCAAAGGTTTGATTACATAAATTTAATACAGACCGTGGCTGCGCTTCTGCAATGGCTTGGTTCTTTAGTTGTAGCATATCTTGGTTTCGGTATATTTACAATAGTTTTCGTTACAGTTTTAATTCGCGCTTTATCAACGATTGTGTTTTTTATATTCGTTAAAGTCGTTAGTCGTGATATTTTTAAATATATTTTTGTAAGTAAAGATTCAATTGTAGAATTAATTAAATTTGGCATGTGGATTGGAATTTCCCAGTTTGTCAGCTTTATTTTAATGTATGCTGATAGATTTTTTATTAGTTCTATTATTTCAACAAGAATGGCTACTTATTTTATTATTCCTTCCGAAATAACAACTAGGATTCTTTTTTTAATTCCAGGTTCTTTAACATTAGTTTTATTTCCAGCGTTAACAGAAAGAATAGCAATAGATGTTAATCAGGCTCATATTTTATATATGCGTTCATTGAGGTATATCTATGTGTTGATGTATCCGCTGACCTTGACTTTATTTTTCGGAGCGCCCGAAGTTTTAGAACTATGGCTCGGTAAAGATTTTGCTGTCCATAGCAGCTTGGCTTTTAAGATTCTTTTGATTGGACTTTTCATCAATTCTATTTCGCAGATTCCATTAACTATGATTCAATCAATGGGGAGACCCGATATAATAACTAAGTTACAAGTGATTGAACTTATAATTTATGTGCCTTTATGTATTTTATTAGTGTACAAATTTGGGATAAATGGGGCAGCATCTGCTAATCTTATTAAAATTTTCATTGAAGCATCTTTCGCTTTCACTTATATTACAATTTCATTTAAAAACCTTCAACTTAAAACCTCGTT includes:
- a CDS encoding oligosaccharide flippase family protein, giving the protein MYKPVSSFILAKNTLYNTLAQVFLTFVSIAFIPILIHKVGDEGFGIILLSWTIIGYFNSLDLGIGRAVSYYVSKFKVLNREIEIYGLVWSALLISLIWGLFIIIGVFTFSKDIVNLLFKLSVSGYSEVENVLKLIAFSSIFILVQSVLRSNLMSFQRFDYINLIQTVAALLQWLGSLVVAYLGFGIFTIVFVTVLIRALSTIVFFIFVKVVSRDIFKYIFVSKDSIVELIKFGMWIGISQFVSFILMYADRFFISSIISTRMATYFIIPSEITTRILFLIPGSLTLVLFPALTERIAIDVNQAHILYMRSLRYIYVLMYPLTLTLFFGAPEVLELWLGKDFAVHSSLAFKILLIGLFINSISQIPLTMIQSMGRPDIITKLQVIELIIYVPLCILLVYKFGINGAASANLIKIFIEASFAFTYITISFKNLQLKTSLLGITKEIYLSSFWFVLYSIVSHLGFKINIILFVYLVLALAFWIVVYVLTFDEEDKKMVIKVRDVILNYIYKTKNVPL